One genomic region from Lebetimonas sp. JH292 encodes:
- a CDS encoding DedA family protein — MLNEIINFLVNFAHSLGYIGIYFYMLLVGTFIPVPSELVLLPAGYLAATGKMNLISVWLCAALGSLSGALINYFLAKFLVNKILKDKPVIEKVTKFWKNHGKISAFLAPLTPGLGQYISIPAGLSHMPLKWFIPLTFSANLIWTGFLIMVGFLFGTGEKAHKSAVFGSLILLGSVIIIATVYVFSELKKTK; from the coding sequence TTGTTAAATGAAATAATAAACTTTTTGGTGAATTTTGCTCATTCTTTAGGATATATAGGTATTTATTTTTATATGCTTTTAGTCGGCACTTTTATACCGGTTCCAAGTGAGCTTGTTTTACTGCCGGCCGGATATCTTGCGGCAACAGGTAAAATGAATCTGATCAGTGTTTGGTTATGCGCTGCACTCGGCAGTTTAAGCGGCGCTCTTATAAATTATTTTTTGGCAAAATTTTTGGTAAATAAAATCTTAAAAGACAAACCTGTAATAGAAAAAGTAACAAAATTTTGGAAAAATCATGGAAAAATTTCCGCCTTTTTAGCTCCTCTTACGCCTGGACTTGGACAGTATATTTCTATTCCCGCCGGTTTATCCCATATGCCGCTTAAATGGTTTATTCCTCTTACTTTTTCGGCAAATCTGATATGGACCGGATTTTTAATAATGGTAGGTTTTTTATTTGGAACCGGAGAAAAAGCGCATAAAAGTGCTGTCTTCGGAAGTTTGATTTTACTCGGGAGTGTGATAATTATAGCCACTGTTTATGTGTTCAGTGAACTGAAAAAGACTAAATAA